In Daucus carota subsp. sativus chromosome 4, DH1 v3.0, whole genome shotgun sequence, one DNA window encodes the following:
- the LOC108192502 gene encoding uncharacterized protein LOC108192502 isoform X2 has translation MAVTRRRNAVVREQQDPNSTAPPHLRRVDVALGDGDAEALRQALDNLLGSIDDPIENGDTALHLACVYGHLTCVQILIERGASLEAKDEDGEIPLHGASAAGYADIVQLLLNKGSEMNIVKRMLDSVDEEGDTPLHHAAKAEHVNVILLLLANGASPTTTNFHGQIPSELADPAACA, from the exons ATGGCTGTTACTAGAAGACGCAACGCCGTCGTTCGGGAACAACAGGATCCTAATTCTACTGCGCCTCCTCATCTCCGTCGTGTCGATGTGGCTCTCGGGGATGGAGATGCAGAGGCCCTCCGTCAAGCCCTTG ATAACTTGTTAGGCAGCATCGATGACCCGATTGAGAATGGAGACACGGCCCTTCATCTGGCCTGCGTCTATGGACATCTCACTTGTGTCCAG ATTTTGATAGAGAGAGGAGCTTCTCTGGAGGCTAAGGATGAAGATGGTGAAATTCCTCTGCATGGTGCTTCTGCAGCAG GATATGCAGATATAGTGCAACTTCTTCTTAATAAAGGCAGTGAGATGAATATTGTGAAGAGAATGCTCGACTCTGTTGATGAAGAGGGTGATACT CCTCTGCATCATGCAGCAAAGGCCGAACATGTAAATGTCATACTGTTGCTGCTAGCTAATGGAGCTTCTCCGACCACGACCAATTTTCATGGCCAG ATCCCAAGTGAGCTAGCTGATCCAG CTGCTTGTGCATGA
- the LOC108192502 gene encoding uncharacterized protein LOC108192502 isoform X1, whose protein sequence is MAVTRRRNAVVREQQDPNSTAPPHLRRVDVALGDGDAEALRQALDNLLGSIDDPIENGDTALHLACVYGHLTCVQILIERGASLEAKDEDGEIPLHGASAAGYADIVQLLLNKGSEMNIVKRMLDSVDEEGDTPLHHAAKAEHVNVILLLLANGASPTTTNFHGQIPSELADPGTHAKEILTNAVGTYVASR, encoded by the exons ATGGCTGTTACTAGAAGACGCAACGCCGTCGTTCGGGAACAACAGGATCCTAATTCTACTGCGCCTCCTCATCTCCGTCGTGTCGATGTGGCTCTCGGGGATGGAGATGCAGAGGCCCTCCGTCAAGCCCTTG ATAACTTGTTAGGCAGCATCGATGACCCGATTGAGAATGGAGACACGGCCCTTCATCTGGCCTGCGTCTATGGACATCTCACTTGTGTCCAG ATTTTGATAGAGAGAGGAGCTTCTCTGGAGGCTAAGGATGAAGATGGTGAAATTCCTCTGCATGGTGCTTCTGCAGCAG GATATGCAGATATAGTGCAACTTCTTCTTAATAAAGGCAGTGAGATGAATATTGTGAAGAGAATGCTCGACTCTGTTGATGAAGAGGGTGATACT CCTCTGCATCATGCAGCAAAGGCCGAACATGTAAATGTCATACTGTTGCTGCTAGCTAATGGAGCTTCTCCGACCACGACCAATTTTCATGGCCAG ATCCCAAGTGAGCTAGCTGATCCAGGTACGCATGCTAAAGAAATTTTAACAAATGCTGTCGGCACCTATGTGGCTTCAAGATAA